In the Prosthecobacter algae genome, one interval contains:
- a CDS encoding ABC transporter permease: protein MKRPLLRLLSDHGMILVLAALCAFFSLVTLTDQSVTGEAAVAQVVKEVKAGQTVMVVVRPSAEDSAYADAVAAQVKAAGATVAAVVKGAPADVRAALEKQAATGAKVDAILGTDETTRWLVLEEVAKDFAPLGTPRLVKPDSYRWPNFLKGDNLLNIANQIAVIAIIAIGMTMVIITAGIDLSVGSLLALAAVLVSWFIREKAGALEAGTGGMVLASAVAILACGLAGGFSGLMITRFSIPPFIVTLAMMLVTSGFAYTLAEGQSIYQIPDTFVWLGRGADVLGIPNAVLLMLLLYVAAHLVMTQMRIGRYLYAVGGNREAAHISGVPVERVLMFAYVASGLLAGLGGVVMASQLKSGSPTYGGMYELYVIAAVVVGGTSLSGGKGSMIGTLTGAFIIAVIQNGMNLTNVESYTQKVVLGAVILGAVLVDKVRGK, encoded by the coding sequence ATGAAACGTCCCCTGCTCCGCCTGCTGTCAGACCACGGCATGATCCTCGTGCTGGCCGCGCTGTGCGCCTTCTTCAGCCTGGTCACGCTGACGGACCAGTCCGTGACGGGCGAGGCGGCGGTGGCACAGGTGGTGAAGGAAGTGAAGGCCGGGCAAACGGTCATGGTTGTTGTTAGGCCATCCGCTGAAGACTCCGCCTATGCAGATGCCGTGGCGGCCCAGGTGAAGGCGGCAGGAGCGACTGTGGCGGCGGTGGTGAAGGGTGCGCCTGCCGATGTGCGAGCCGCACTGGAAAAGCAGGCCGCCACAGGAGCGAAGGTGGATGCCATCCTCGGCACGGATGAAACCACGCGCTGGCTGGTGCTGGAGGAAGTGGCCAAGGATTTCGCCCCGCTGGGCACCCCACGCCTGGTGAAGCCCGACAGCTATCGCTGGCCCAATTTTCTCAAAGGCGACAACCTCCTGAACATCGCCAACCAGATCGCCGTGATCGCCATCATCGCCATCGGCATGACAATGGTCATCATCACGGCAGGCATTGATCTCTCTGTGGGCAGCCTGCTGGCACTCGCTGCCGTGCTGGTGTCCTGGTTCATCCGGGAAAAGGCGGGCGCGCTGGAAGCAGGCACAGGCGGCATGGTGCTGGCCAGTGCCGTGGCCATCCTGGCCTGCGGTCTGGCGGGTGGCTTCTCCGGGCTGATGATCACGCGCTTCAGCATCCCACCCTTCATCGTCACCCTGGCCATGATGCTGGTGACCAGCGGCTTTGCCTACACCCTGGCCGAGGGGCAGTCCATCTATCAGATCCCTGACACGTTTGTTTGGTTAGGCCGTGGGGCCGATGTCCTGGGCATCCCGAACGCGGTGCTGCTGATGCTGCTGCTCTACGTCGCCGCCCATCTGGTGATGACGCAGATGCGCATCGGCCGTTACCTGTATGCCGTGGGCGGCAACCGCGAGGCAGCGCACATCTCCGGCGTGCCGGTGGAGCGCGTGCTGATGTTTGCCTACGTCGCCAGCGGCCTGCTGGCAGGCCTGGGCGGCGTGGTGATGGCCTCGCAACTGAAGAGTGGATCCCCCACCTACGGCGGCATGTATGAGCTGTATGTCATCGCCGCCGTGGTGGTAGGCGGCACCAGCCTCAGCGGTGGCAAAGGCAGCATGATCGGCACACTCACGGGTGCCTTCATCATCGCCGTGATTCAAAACGGCATGAACCTGACCAACGTGGAAAGCTACACGCAGAAGGTGGTGCTGGGCGCTGTGATCTTGGGGGCTGTGCTGGTGGACAAAGTGAGGGGGAAGTGA
- a CDS encoding tetratricopeptide repeat protein, with the protein MPTADASPFHLSQNGAMLELLEREVLLQRLIQGKLGRDVLGWQRGMAEWLPLGEIFQDELPPPLPAAAQAPAPVLATPPPLPARQLPPPGLGSLPPPLPLRTKVTASPSPSLPQRKRGRRRRVWQVLCAVFLTVIIAICLLGRRGINQPMAALYPSLQDAELSLQAPLLPPSESAAELAAEPAPAPTYTPVPLLAEAAHQSRPFPPLTFPPLPSTAASSAPAPAAGELAQALAARDAQGRFGSAGVRGLIVAAPAGNAEAQYYLSQCYYRGDGLRPDAEVSVFWLKKAAHADLPQAQYSLARFYQEGLSGLPQDDSLAFEWCSRAASLGWRDAMTLLSGYYRTGLGTSADETQARQWQDRAQQTLPNRE; encoded by the coding sequence ATGCCCACTGCCGATGCCTCGCCTTTTCACCTGTCCCAAAACGGGGCCATGCTGGAGCTGCTGGAGCGCGAGGTGCTGCTGCAACGGCTGATCCAGGGCAAGCTGGGTCGCGACGTGCTGGGCTGGCAGCGTGGCATGGCGGAATGGCTGCCGCTGGGAGAGATTTTTCAGGATGAGCTGCCCCCACCCCTGCCCGCTGCGGCACAGGCACCGGCCCCCGTTTTGGCCACGCCCCCACCGCTGCCAGCACGCCAGTTGCCACCGCCAGGGCTTGGCAGCCTGCCCCCGCCGCTGCCCCTCCGCACAAAGGTCACAGCCTCACCATCGCCCTCGCTGCCGCAGCGGAAACGAGGCCGTCGACGCCGGGTGTGGCAGGTGCTGTGCGCGGTCTTTCTGACCGTCATCATCGCGATCTGCCTGCTGGGCAGACGCGGAATCAACCAACCCATGGCAGCTCTCTACCCATCGCTGCAAGATGCCGAGCTGTCCCTCCAAGCTCCCCTTTTGCCCCCATCTGAGTCAGCCGCTGAGTTAGCCGCAGAGCCCGCGCCAGCCCCCACCTACACGCCAGTGCCGCTGCTGGCGGAGGCGGCGCATCAGTCCCGGCCCTTTCCCCCGCTAACCTTTCCCCCCCTGCCCAGCACGGCAGCCTCATCTGCCCCGGCACCGGCCGCGGGAGAGCTGGCCCAGGCCCTGGCTGCGCGGGATGCCCAGGGCCGCTTTGGCAGCGCCGGGGTGCGGGGGCTCATCGTCGCCGCACCCGCCGGCAATGCTGAGGCGCAGTACTACCTGAGCCAGTGCTACTACCGTGGCGACGGCCTAAGGCCCGATGCCGAAGTCAGCGTCTTCTGGCTGAAAAAAGCCGCCCACGCCGATCTGCCGCAGGCCCAGTACAGCCTCGCCCGCTTTTACCAGGAAGGGCTCAGCGGTCTGCCCCAGGATGATTCCCTGGCCTTTGAATGGTGCAGCCGGGCCGCCAGCCTGGGCTGGCGCGATGCCATGACTCTGCTCTCCGGCTATTACCGGACCGGCCTCGGCACCTCCGCCGATGAAACCCAGGCCCGCCAATGGCAGGACCGCGCCCAACAAACTTTGCCGAACCGCGAATAG